A section of the Verrucomicrobia bacterium CG1_02_43_26 genome encodes:
- a CDS encoding YicC family protein, giving the protein MNSMTGYGIAVGNCDESEVSVEISSVNRKSLEVSVYLPKEWVKMERDITKRIQERVGRGKINVYVKIASIDAEKGFTWNEDGVGKIFNGLREMSEKLDVPFNPDVTLVLNAMKMSGQDSKLLPEDTVAPVVEVLLEKALDAFIETRQEEGNVLANDMAGRLTQLSTWAKEIAALSKPTIERYREQLMARLQQLNLSINLEDERVLREIALFADKCDVSEEITRLNSHIDSFLQCIQKDEGRVGRKMDFICQELHREWNTIGSKANNIDISRIVVEAKNELERIREQVQNIE; this is encoded by the coding sequence ATGAATAGCATGACAGGATATGGTATCGCAGTGGGAAATTGCGATGAAAGTGAAGTGAGCGTAGAGATTTCTTCTGTGAATCGAAAGAGCTTGGAGGTGAGTGTTTATTTGCCCAAAGAGTGGGTGAAGATGGAGCGCGATATCACAAAAAGAATTCAAGAACGTGTAGGGCGCGGCAAGATCAACGTTTATGTCAAAATCGCGAGTATCGATGCCGAAAAGGGTTTTACGTGGAATGAAGATGGCGTGGGTAAGATTTTTAACGGTTTACGCGAAATGTCGGAAAAGCTGGATGTACCGTTTAATCCGGATGTTACCCTTGTCTTAAATGCCATGAAAATGAGTGGCCAAGATAGCAAGCTCCTCCCGGAAGACACCGTTGCGCCTGTAGTGGAAGTTTTGTTAGAAAAGGCATTGGATGCGTTTATCGAAACGCGCCAGGAGGAAGGAAACGTTTTGGCAAATGATATGGCAGGCCGATTGACCCAATTATCAACTTGGGCAAAAGAAATCGCGGCCTTGAGTAAGCCGACCATAGAGCGTTACCGCGAACAATTAATGGCGCGTTTGCAGCAATTGAATCTTTCTATTAATTTGGAGGATGAGCGTGTTTTGCGAGAAATTGCCCTGTTCGCCGATAAATGTGACGTTTCTGAAGAAATCACGAGATTAAACAGCCATATTGACTCTTTTCTGCAATGTATTCAAAAGGATGAAGGCAGAGTTGGGCGCAAAATGGATTTCATTTGCCAGGAATTGCACCGTGAGTGGAATACTATTGGAAGTAAGGCCAATAACATAGACATCTCTCGTATTGTTGTAGAGGCCAAAAATGAGCTCGAGCGCATTCGCGAGCAAGTGCAAAATATAGAATAA
- a CDS encoding aconitate hydratase 1, which translates to MSQPYDPFNALKKFRNGKLYSLPALEAAGVGKISRLPVSIRIVLESVLRNCDGKKIREEDVRELANWNAKKPSSREIPFVVSRILLQDFTGVPLVVDLAAMRDAVAEVGKSPELIEPLVPLDLVIDHSIQVDEYGTAMAFKGNVQKEFERNRERYEFLKWGQEAFDTFQVVPPAVGICHQVNLEYLAKLVFEKKINDETLYYLDTLVGTDSHTTMINGLGVVGWGVGGIEAEAGMLGQPVYFQTPEVIGVHLTGALKEGVTATDLTLNITQLLRTENVVGKFVEFFGAGAASLTVADRATIGNMAPEYGATIGLFPIDDKTKDYLLMTGRPKAHVEMVEDYCKAQGIWGMPRDGEVDYTKVIELDLSTIVPCVAGPKRPQDRINLTELKEKFSDLFHSSVKEGGYGKAAETYKDKASITLEKHGDEKFEIKHGSVLIAAITSCTNTSNPSVMVAAGLVAKKAVELGLKINPIVKTSLAPGSRVVTDYLAKTGLQEYLDKLGFNLVGYGCTTCIGNSGPLDLEVEKAIKEKDLVCASVLSGNRNFEARIQPAIRANFLMSPPLVVAFALAGKVDIDFVKEPLGKDKNGKEVYLQDLWPTNKDIHECVIHGLEPEMFLDKYSASAIDQANPEWNAIKIRGATRYHWDSESTYIQKPPYFDDFSMDTKPIKPINGMRALAILGDSVTTDHVSPAGAIAEDGPAGRYLKSLGVEKKDFNSYGSRRGNDRVMTRGTFGNVRIKNQMAQGKEGGYTTHMPDGELMSIYDAAMVYKKENVPLIVLSGNDYGMGSSRDWAAKGTLLLGVKVVVAKNFERIHRSNLIGMGVLPLQFKEGESVESWGLDGTEIYSLPDFVDDFEPGDEIKMEIWHMNGKIDAINLIIRIDTHIEKDYYKHGGIMPYVLRSILKQ; encoded by the coding sequence ATGAGCCAGCCTTACGACCCCTTTAACGCGTTAAAGAAATTCAGGAACGGGAAGTTGTATTCTCTTCCAGCATTAGAAGCAGCAGGTGTGGGCAAAATCTCTCGATTGCCTGTAAGTATCCGGATTGTCCTGGAATCTGTTTTACGCAATTGTGATGGCAAAAAGATAAGAGAAGAGGACGTAAGGGAGTTGGCCAACTGGAATGCCAAGAAACCTTCCAGTCGTGAGATTCCCTTTGTTGTATCCAGAATTTTACTACAAGATTTTACGGGAGTGCCTTTAGTCGTAGACCTCGCCGCTATGCGAGATGCGGTAGCCGAAGTGGGTAAAAGCCCTGAATTGATTGAGCCTCTCGTGCCGCTGGATCTGGTGATAGACCACTCCATTCAAGTAGACGAATACGGCACTGCGATGGCTTTTAAAGGGAATGTGCAAAAGGAATTCGAACGAAATCGCGAACGTTATGAATTTTTGAAATGGGGGCAGGAAGCCTTTGATACTTTTCAGGTAGTGCCGCCCGCAGTGGGGATTTGCCACCAGGTGAACCTGGAATATCTGGCAAAATTGGTTTTCGAGAAAAAAATTAATGACGAGACGCTGTACTACCTCGACACCCTTGTCGGTACGGACTCGCACACGACCATGATTAATGGCTTGGGCGTGGTCGGCTGGGGAGTCGGTGGCATCGAAGCTGAAGCCGGTATGCTCGGGCAGCCCGTTTATTTTCAGACTCCGGAAGTGATTGGGGTGCATCTGACGGGAGCTTTAAAAGAAGGGGTAACTGCGACTGATTTGACGTTAAATATCACACAACTCTTGCGTACTGAAAATGTAGTCGGCAAATTTGTAGAATTCTTTGGAGCGGGAGCTGCTTCCTTGACGGTTGCCGACCGTGCTACAATAGGCAATATGGCTCCGGAGTACGGTGCCACAATAGGCTTATTTCCCATCGATGATAAGACAAAGGATTATTTATTGATGACAGGCAGGCCCAAAGCGCACGTGGAGATGGTCGAGGACTATTGCAAGGCTCAGGGAATCTGGGGCATGCCGCGTGATGGCGAGGTGGATTACACCAAAGTAATCGAGCTGGATTTAAGCACAATTGTGCCCTGTGTGGCAGGTCCGAAGCGTCCTCAAGACCGTATCAATTTAACGGAATTAAAAGAAAAGTTCTCTGATTTATTTCACTCATCTGTAAAAGAGGGTGGTTACGGTAAAGCGGCGGAAACTTATAAAGACAAAGCCTCCATTACCTTGGAAAAGCATGGCGATGAGAAGTTTGAAATTAAGCATGGATCTGTCCTCATAGCGGCAATTACCAGTTGTACGAACACTTCTAACCCATCTGTCATGGTTGCCGCTGGTTTAGTGGCAAAGAAAGCCGTAGAACTTGGCCTTAAAATAAACCCTATCGTTAAGACTAGTTTAGCTCCGGGTTCTCGGGTAGTTACGGATTATTTAGCAAAAACAGGGCTACAGGAATACCTGGATAAATTAGGATTTAACCTAGTTGGCTACGGTTGTACGACTTGTATCGGTAATAGTGGGCCATTGGATCTCGAAGTGGAGAAAGCCATCAAAGAAAAAGACTTGGTATGCGCCAGTGTATTAAGCGGAAACCGTAATTTTGAAGCCAGAATACAACCGGCTATTCGGGCTAATTTCTTGATGTCGCCTCCTTTGGTTGTTGCTTTTGCCCTTGCGGGAAAAGTGGATATAGATTTTGTAAAAGAGCCTCTAGGAAAGGATAAAAACGGAAAAGAGGTTTATTTGCAGGATCTTTGGCCGACTAATAAAGATATACATGAATGTGTTATTCATGGCCTTGAACCCGAAATGTTTTTAGATAAATACTCAGCATCCGCAATAGATCAAGCCAATCCCGAATGGAATGCCATAAAAATTCGAGGAGCCACGCGCTATCATTGGGATTCGGAGTCCACTTATATCCAAAAGCCTCCCTATTTTGACGATTTTTCAATGGATACCAAGCCCATAAAGCCCATAAATGGCATGCGTGCATTGGCAATATTGGGTGATTCGGTCACAACTGACCACGTCTCGCCGGCAGGCGCAATAGCAGAAGATGGTCCAGCGGGTAGATATTTAAAGTCGCTCGGCGTAGAGAAGAAAGATTTTAATTCTTATGGCTCCCGGCGCGGGAATGACCGTGTGATGACTCGTGGTACCTTTGGGAACGTACGCATTAAGAACCAGATGGCACAAGGAAAAGAAGGGGGTTATACGACCCATATGCCGGATGGTGAACTTATGAGCATATATGATGCCGCCATGGTTTATAAAAAAGAGAACGTGCCCTTAATCGTCCTTTCCGGTAATGATTACGGCATGGGAAGCTCTCGAGACTGGGCTGCCAAAGGAACTTTACTATTGGGCGTAAAAGTGGTTGTTGCCAAAAATTTTGAGCGTATACACCGCAGTAATTTAATTGGAATGGGAGTATTGCCCCTTCAGTTTAAGGAAGGTGAAAGCGTGGAATCATGGGGGCTAGATGGTACTGAAATTTACTCATTGCCCGATTTTGTCGATGATTTTGAGCCCGGAGACGAAATTAAGATGGAAATTTGGCACATGAATGGCAAGATTGATGCTATTAATCTAATTATAAGAATAGACACCCATATTGAAAAAGATTACTATAAGCATGGAGGAATAATGCCATACGTACTACGTAGCATACTCAAGCAATGA
- a CDS encoding histidinol-phosphatase has translation MNKREIAQILDEIAVLLELKGENPFKIRAYQNAARALETFQGNFEETIKKGHLEDIPGVGKAIEEKILTLHKTGKLAYYQELAASIPEGLIKMLDIPGLGGKRIKLIHDNLGIETIEDLKLACQAGKIAQLPGMGAKSQNNILAGIEHLVAYSQRHLWWEAYHIAEPILNELKHLPETVHADLAGSLRRRLETIGDLDFVVGSKDPQAIMDWFTKHHSVESVTAKGETKSSVRLKGGIQADLRVVAPEQYYFALHHFTGSKDHNIQMRQRALHMGYSLSEWGLKAEKDDHKDINHVKGEAELFKALKLSYIPPELREGLDELDLAAKDKIPHLVQESDIRGVFHNHTVASDGVHTLEQMAETADSYEWEYLGIADHSKSSRQTNGLDEERLLAQIAEIRTLNKSKRFNTHIFAGTECDILPDGSLDFEDAILKELDYVVVSIHSNFNMDEDAMTKRIIKAIEHPYTSILAHPTGRLLLRREPYAVDMMKVIDAAIANKVIIELNANPYRLDMDWRLWRNVAERNILCSINPDAHSREQLMFYKAGINIARKGMLTKEHILNTRPLTEVTRYFKKFIA, from the coding sequence ATGAATAAACGTGAAATCGCCCAAATCTTAGACGAAATTGCTGTTCTCCTTGAACTCAAGGGCGAGAATCCTTTCAAAATAAGAGCCTACCAAAATGCAGCCCGCGCCCTAGAAACCTTTCAGGGCAACTTTGAAGAAACGATCAAAAAGGGTCATTTAGAAGATATACCAGGAGTCGGCAAAGCCATTGAAGAAAAGATACTAACCCTTCATAAGACTGGCAAATTAGCCTACTACCAAGAACTTGCTGCGTCTATCCCCGAGGGGTTAATTAAAATGCTTGATATTCCCGGCCTCGGCGGAAAACGAATCAAATTAATACATGACAACCTGGGCATCGAAACCATTGAAGATCTAAAACTCGCGTGCCAAGCGGGTAAAATAGCACAATTACCCGGCATGGGAGCGAAATCCCAAAACAATATTCTTGCCGGCATCGAGCATTTGGTGGCCTACAGCCAGCGCCATCTTTGGTGGGAAGCTTATCATATAGCGGAACCTATTCTGAATGAACTCAAACATCTCCCTGAAACTGTACACGCTGATTTAGCAGGTAGTTTGCGCAGAAGACTCGAAACGATCGGAGATCTTGATTTTGTCGTTGGATCCAAGGATCCACAGGCGATTATGGATTGGTTTACGAAACACCATTCGGTTGAATCCGTTACCGCTAAAGGCGAAACAAAATCAAGTGTCCGCCTCAAAGGAGGCATACAAGCTGACCTACGCGTTGTTGCGCCGGAACAATATTACTTCGCGCTTCATCATTTTACGGGATCAAAGGATCACAATATACAAATGCGCCAACGCGCGCTTCATATGGGCTACAGCCTCAGCGAATGGGGTCTAAAGGCCGAGAAAGATGATCATAAAGACATCAACCACGTTAAAGGGGAAGCAGAGCTATTCAAAGCGCTCAAACTGTCATACATCCCGCCGGAACTACGCGAAGGGCTTGACGAGCTCGACCTTGCCGCAAAAGACAAAATCCCACACTTGGTTCAAGAAAGCGATATACGCGGGGTCTTTCATAACCATACCGTAGCCTCCGATGGTGTCCATACCCTGGAACAAATGGCAGAGACGGCCGACTCCTACGAGTGGGAATACCTCGGCATCGCAGACCATTCTAAATCAAGTCGGCAGACAAATGGATTAGATGAAGAGCGTCTATTGGCCCAAATCGCTGAAATCAGAACATTGAATAAATCCAAGCGCTTTAACACACATATTTTCGCGGGCACAGAGTGTGATATCCTTCCTGATGGCTCGCTGGATTTTGAGGACGCTATTTTAAAAGAACTCGATTACGTAGTCGTTTCCATCCACTCCAATTTCAATATGGATGAAGATGCGATGACCAAACGGATTATCAAAGCCATCGAACATCCCTATACGAGCATATTGGCTCACCCAACCGGTCGATTGCTGTTAAGACGAGAACCTTATGCAGTTGATATGATGAAGGTGATTGATGCCGCTATTGCCAATAAGGTTATCATAGAATTAAACGCTAATCCCTATCGCCTGGACATGGACTGGCGACTCTGGCGCAATGTCGCGGAACGTAATATTCTCTGTTCGATCAACCCAGATGCTCACAGCCGCGAACAACTCATGTTCTACAAAGCCGGCATCAATATAGCTCGAAAAGGCATGCTCACCAAAGAGCACATCCTTAATACACGGCCACTCACAGAAGTCACCCGCTATTTTAAAAAATTTATCGCGTAA
- a CDS encoding UDP-glucose 6-dehydrogenase → MKICCIGAGYVGGPTMAVIAHKCPNIQITIVDINDEKIKAWNSDNLPVYEPGLKEIVEECRGKNLFFSTDMDSAIQEADIIFISVNTPTKTYGYGAGKSADLRFVESCARRIGEVAQSDKIIVEKSTLPVRTAESIRDILEVTSNNCQFQVLSNPEFLAEGTAIQDLENPDRVLIGGEQTPEGLQAIETLVSVYAHWVPREKIITTNLWSSELSKLTANAFLAQRISSINAISSLCEATDADITEVAKAIGSDTRIGNRFLNSSVGFGGSCFQKDILNLVYLCESYGLNEVARYWEQVVLMNDHQKHRFSRKMVSTLFNTIADKKIAIFGFAFKKDTNDTRESPAIAVCQDLLDEQAELAIYDPKVQAHQIYKDLNISDPEAEAITLCNDPYEAAKDAHAIAILTEWDAFKDLDYAKIYASMKKPAFLFDGRNIVDLEGLRAIGFDAFGIGKPNPKRNNMIVS, encoded by the coding sequence ATGAAAATTTGTTGCATAGGAGCTGGTTACGTTGGTGGGCCTACTATGGCCGTAATTGCCCACAAGTGCCCGAACATCCAAATCACCATCGTTGACATCAATGACGAAAAGATCAAAGCCTGGAACTCCGACAATCTACCGGTCTACGAGCCAGGCCTTAAAGAAATTGTGGAAGAATGCAGAGGCAAAAATCTGTTCTTCTCCACTGATATGGATAGTGCAATCCAAGAAGCAGACATCATCTTCATTAGCGTCAATACACCTACTAAAACATACGGCTATGGGGCGGGCAAATCTGCAGATTTACGTTTCGTAGAAAGCTGTGCGAGACGGATCGGCGAGGTTGCTCAATCGGATAAAATCATTGTAGAAAAGTCCACCCTTCCGGTTCGTACAGCAGAATCCATCCGCGACATATTAGAGGTTACGAGCAACAATTGCCAATTTCAGGTTCTCTCTAATCCTGAATTCCTTGCCGAGGGCACAGCCATTCAAGATTTAGAAAATCCGGATCGCGTTTTGATCGGTGGGGAGCAGACTCCTGAAGGCCTTCAAGCCATTGAAACACTTGTTTCCGTCTATGCCCACTGGGTTCCCCGAGAAAAAATCATCACAACAAACCTTTGGTCTTCCGAGCTTTCTAAGCTGACAGCCAATGCATTTCTGGCACAACGCATCTCTTCCATCAATGCCATTTCCTCGTTGTGCGAAGCAACGGACGCAGACATTACCGAAGTCGCTAAAGCGATTGGCTCTGACACCCGCATTGGCAATCGCTTTCTGAATAGCTCTGTAGGTTTCGGCGGATCCTGCTTTCAAAAAGATATCTTAAACCTCGTCTACCTGTGTGAAAGCTACGGCTTAAACGAAGTTGCTCGCTATTGGGAACAAGTTGTTTTGATGAATGACCACCAAAAGCACCGCTTCAGCCGTAAAATGGTAAGCACGCTCTTCAATACAATTGCTGATAAAAAAATCGCTATATTTGGCTTTGCATTTAAAAAGGATACTAATGACACCCGGGAGTCCCCTGCAATTGCGGTCTGCCAAGACCTCCTCGATGAACAAGCTGAACTAGCTATTTATGACCCAAAGGTTCAGGCTCACCAAATTTATAAAGATTTAAATATATCCGATCCTGAAGCTGAAGCAATCACGCTTTGCAATGATCCTTACGAAGCGGCTAAAGATGCCCATGCGATTGCGATTCTCACAGAATGGGATGCGTTTAAAGACTTAGATTACGCAAAAATCTATGCATCCATGAAAAAGCCCGCTTTCCTCTTTGATGGCCGAAATATTGTAGATCTAGAAGGGCTACGCGCAATCGGTTTTGACGCGTTTGGCATCGGTAAACCCAATCCTAAACGAAACAATATGATTGTGTCATGA
- a CDS encoding 3-deoxy-D-manno-octulosonate cytidylyltransferase, which produces MKTTIVIPARLGSTRLPNKILADINGKPMLWHVWQKASQIAEVAHVFVACDNQQVFEMVESWGGKVILTDPSCVSGTHRVATIMNQIPGELIIILQADEPLFDPEIIREMIRTANKADADIYTPIYTIEDPAKVMNPNVVKVVTSSNGRALYFSRSTIPYVRDCPVNDWPSACKFQGHIGIYGYPRKTLENYKHVPNSYLENAECLEQLRFLEAGYSIQTFLVKHQFAGVDTAADLLVVQKQFKAQETEKLHYVT; this is translated from the coding sequence ATGAAAACAACCATCGTCATTCCAGCACGGCTCGGCTCAACGCGGCTACCCAATAAAATATTAGCAGATATTAACGGCAAACCCATGCTGTGGCACGTTTGGCAAAAAGCCAGCCAAATTGCGGAAGTCGCCCATGTGTTTGTAGCGTGTGACAATCAGCAAGTCTTCGAGATGGTTGAAAGTTGGGGCGGAAAAGTTATTTTAACGGATCCTTCCTGCGTCTCTGGAACACATCGCGTGGCTACCATTATGAATCAGATCCCAGGCGAACTCATTATCATTTTACAAGCTGATGAGCCTCTCTTCGATCCGGAAATCATCCGCGAAATGATCCGCACGGCAAACAAAGCAGATGCGGATATCTATACCCCTATTTATACCATTGAAGATCCGGCAAAGGTGATGAATCCAAATGTCGTCAAAGTTGTCACAAGCAGTAATGGTAGAGCCCTCTATTTTTCTCGAAGCACCATACCTTATGTCAGAGATTGTCCGGTAAACGATTGGCCAAGCGCGTGCAAATTCCAAGGGCACATCGGCATCTACGGCTATCCCAGAAAAACATTGGAAAATTACAAGCACGTCCCCAATAGCTATCTAGAAAATGCCGAATGCCTCGAGCAATTAAGATTTTTAGAGGCCGGTTATTCGATACAGACCTTTCTAGTAAAGCACCAGTTTGCCGGAGTGGACACCGCAGCAGATTTATTAGTCGTGCAAAAACAATTTAAAGCACAGGAAACGGAGAAATTACACTATGTTACATGA
- a CDS encoding KpsF/GutQ family protein, with amino-acid sequence MDAVATRLNKNFTRALEVIITHPGKIIICGVGKSGHVAQKMAATFCSTGTPAIAMHPGEAVHGDLGIYQPGDPTILLSKSGSTAEMLRLIPTLRQFRSPLISIVGNMDSPIAHQSDVVLDVTVQKEADPLGIVPTTSCLVSMAMGDALASCLMSIRNFNEKDFARFHPAGQLGRNLLLTVEDVMHKKIAKVLPDASLRDVVIAMTNISLGGACVIDESDKLLGIVTDGDIRRILQQEEDVFKLKAIDIMTANPMVVSPHFTLNQAVKIMEDRPSQISVLPVVNSQNGRCLGLLRIHDIYQPELG; translated from the coding sequence ATGGACGCCGTTGCTACACGATTAAACAAAAATTTCACACGCGCGCTAGAGGTTATCATTACCCACCCCGGAAAAATTATCATTTGCGGCGTGGGTAAGTCTGGCCACGTGGCTCAAAAAATGGCAGCAACCTTTTGCAGCACAGGAACACCCGCGATTGCCATGCACCCTGGAGAAGCTGTCCATGGGGATCTTGGTATATATCAACCAGGCGACCCTACAATATTGCTCTCCAAAAGTGGTAGTACCGCGGAAATGCTTCGTCTTATCCCAACCCTAAGGCAATTCAGGTCCCCTCTCATTTCGATTGTAGGGAACATGGATTCCCCGATTGCGCATCAATCTGATGTTGTTCTCGATGTCACCGTACAAAAGGAGGCGGATCCGCTGGGCATCGTCCCTACAACAAGTTGCTTGGTTTCGATGGCAATGGGAGACGCTTTAGCATCTTGCCTCATGTCTATTCGTAATTTTAATGAAAAGGACTTCGCAAGATTTCACCCTGCGGGTCAATTGGGAAGAAATTTATTACTCACAGTTGAGGATGTCATGCACAAAAAAATCGCAAAGGTGTTACCCGATGCAAGCTTGCGTGACGTTGTTATCGCTATGACAAATATTTCCCTTGGGGGCGCTTGTGTTATAGATGAATCCGATAAACTTCTAGGCATCGTAACGGATGGCGATATACGCCGAATCCTACAACAGGAAGAGGATGTCTTTAAACTTAAGGCAATCGATATTATGACAGCCAATCCCATGGTTGTCAGCCCGCACTTTACGCTAAACCAGGCCGTTAAAATCATGGAAGATCGCCCTTCCCAAATTTCTGTCCTTCCTGTCG